In Prunus dulcis chromosome 1, ALMONDv2, whole genome shotgun sequence, the following are encoded in one genomic region:
- the LOC117616424 gene encoding glutamate receptor 2.8-like, which translates to MYIRVSLFGQLEGILDYQITQPSKFSNMVKKNPPNLELLLSIFFFFLCSWISLAMAQNKTIPVNVGVVLDDLNSRSGKIWLSCIKMALSDFYASHANYKTRLVLNTGDSKQNVVGAAKAAVDLIKNAKVQAILGPVTSMQAGFLINLGDQVHVPIISFSATSPSLNSLRSSYFFQFAQNDSSQVKALSAIVKDFGWRQVVPVYIDNEFGEGVIPFLTDALEEVDARVPYRSAISPSATDGQILEELYKLMTMQTRVFIVHMRTDLSSRLFAKAREIGMMTEGYVWLTTNGIPNELRYLNSSIISSMQGVLGIQTYVPQTLKLEEFMTRWKRQFQQDNPTIIDASLDVFGLWAYDSAFALAMAIEEVGTATFGFQKTNTSFNSAVLESFEVSKYGPELCQALSTTRFEGIAGDFGLVDGQLQSKNFEIVNINGGGARRIGFWTPQNGLVKKLGSSANSSIFSTPKRKLGLGPIIWPGDSLSVPKGWENPTNGKKLRIGVPVKDGFTELVKVMKDPSTNMTDVTGFSIDVFKAAVEMLPYALPYEFIPFAKSDGTSAGTYNDLVYQIYLGNFDAVVGDTTIRGNRSLYADFTMPYTESGVVMVVPVIDMRNQNAWVFLKPLTWDLWLTTCCFFFFIGFVVWVLEHRINEDFRGTPSHQVGTSVWFSFSTMVFSHRERVVSNLARFVMVIWVFVMLILTQSYTASLASLLTVQQLHPTVSDINDVLRNGDNVGYAENTYIYELLKQVGFDDSKIKMFQSFEECDELLSKGSANGGISAAVDETPSMKLFLAKYCTKYTMMGPIFKAAGFGFAFPKHSPLITDLSHAVLNVTEGEVIMNIENKWFSVEKNCVDNSNPKVASYSLDLASFRGLFLIAGVASILALIICVASFLHKHRHILMRPDDSRASGWRRIQAIFKMFNEKELSSHMFKSPQQRDGIAGAGDEVNTAASPNNNRPESPRSYISNHADFAEQATPSTGQVSPEIVSAVDHEHAITIARTC; encoded by the exons ATGTACATAAGAGTAAGTTTGTTTGGACAATTAGAAGGAATACTGGATTACCAAATTACGCAgccttcaaaattttcaaacatgGTCAAGAAAAACCCTCCCAACCTTGAGCTTCTTCTGtctatctttttcttctttctttgttcatGGATTTCCTTGGCCATggcacaaaacaaaaccatccCAGTAAATGTAGGGGTTGTTCTTGATGACCTTAATTCAAGGAGTGGGAAGATTTGGTTGAGTTGCATCAAAATGGCCCTCTCAGACTTCTATGCTTCTCATGCTAACTACAAAACTAGGCTGGTTTTGAACACCGGGGACTCCAAACAAAATGTTGTGGGTGCAGCTAAGGCAG CTGTAGATCTAATAAAGAATGCAAAAGTGCAAGCAATCCTAGGACCAGTGACATCTATGCAAGCAGGCTTTCTTATTAACCTTGGAGACCAAGTTCATGTGCCCATCATATCATTTTCTGCAACAAGCCCTTCTCTTAATTCACTTCGGAGCTCCTacttttttcaatttgcacAGAATGACTCATCCCAAGTGAAAGCCTTAAGCGCTATTGTAAAAGATTTTGGATGGAGGCAAGTTGTGCCTGTCTACATAGATAATGAGTTTGGGGAGGGAGTCATACCATTCTTAACTGATGCCCTGGAAGAGGTTGATGCCCGTGTCCCCTACCGGAGTGCCATTTCCCCGTCAGCCACTGACGGCCAAATTCTTGAAGAGCTTTACAAGTTAATGACAATGCAAACTAGAGTCTTCATTGTCCACATGAGGACGGATCTATCATCTAGGTTATTTGCAAAGGCTAGAGAGATTGGAATGATGACCGAAGGCTATGTTTGGCTCACTACTAATGGTATACCTAATGAATTAAGGTATCTAAATTCTTCTATCATCAGTTCCATGCAAGGTGTATTGGGTATACAAACTTATGTTCCACAAACATTAAAGCTTGAAGAATTCATGACACGGTGGAAACGACAATTCCAACAAGATAATCCAACCATCATTGATGCTTCATTGGATGTTTTTGGACTTTGGGCTTATGATTCTGCTTTTGCACTAGCCATGGCAATTGAAGAAGTTGGAACTGCAACCTTTGGCTTCCAAAAGACAAATACTTCCTTCAACTCAGCAGTTCTTGAAAGTTTTGAGGTCTCTAAATATGGTCCAGAACTTTGCCAAGCCTTGTCAACTACTAGATTTGAAGGGATCGCTGGAGATTTCGGCCTTGTTGATGGACAACTTCAATCAAAAAATTTTGAGATAGTTAATATAAATGGTGGTGGAGCAAGACGAATTGGATTTTGGACACCACAGAATGGACTGGTGAAAAAATTGGGTTCATCAGCAAACTCAAGCATATTTTCAACTCCTAAGCGCAAGCTTGGACTTGGACCCATTATATGGCCAGGAGATTCTCTCTCTGTTCCCAAGGGATGGGAGAACCCAACAAACGGCAAGAAGTTGAGAATAGGAGTTCCTGTGAAGGATGGTTTTACGGAGTTAGTTAAGGTAATGAAGGATCCTAGCACTAACATGACAGATGTGACTGGGTTCAGTATAGATGTTTTTAAGGCTGCAGTGGAAATGTTGCCGTATGCTCTACCTTATGAGTTCATTCCCTTTGCAAAGTCTGATGGAACCAGTGCTGGCACTTACAATGATTTGGTCTACCAAATATATCTTGGG AACTTTGATGCTGTGGTGGGAGATACAACAATTAGAGGAAATAGGTCATTGTATGCAGACTTTACCATGCCATACACAGAATCTGGTGTAGTAATGGTTGTGCCAGTCATAGACATGAGAAACCAAAATGCATGGGTTTTCTTGAAGCCTTTGACATGGGACCTTTGGCTAACAACttgttgtttcttcttctttattggTTTTGTGGTTTGGGTTCTGGAGCATCGAATCAATGAAGACTTCCGTGGCACTCCATCACATCAAGTTGGCACCAGTGTCTGGTTCTCTTTCTCAACCATGGTTTTTTCACATA GGGAGAGAGTGGTTAGTAACTTGGCCAGATTTGTGATGGTCATATGGGTATTTGTGATGCTAATACTGACTCAAAGTTACACGGCTAGTCTAGCGTCACTATTAACTGTCCAGCAACTCCATCCTACAGTTTCAGATATAAATGATGTTCTAAGGAACGGGGATAATGTGGGCTACGCAGAGAATACTTACATCTACGAACTCTTGAAACAAGTAGGTTTTGATGATTCCAAGATAAAGATGTTTCAATCTTTTGAAGAATGTGATGAACTTCTTTCAAAAGGAAGTGCAAATGGTGGTATTTCTGCTGCTGTTGATGAAACCCCCAGCATGAAGCTTTTTCTCGCAAAATATTGTACCAAATATACCATGATGGGACCCATCTTTAAAGCTGCTGGATTTGGTTTC GCCTTTCCAAAGCATTCTCCTCTTATAACCGATCTTTCACATGCAGTCCTAAACGTGACCGAAGGAGAGGTGATAatgaatattgaaaataaatggTTTAGTGTGGAAAAGAATTGTGTAGATAACTCAAACCCAAAGGTGGCTAGCTACAGTCTTGACCTTGCTAGCTTTCGAGGCCTCTTCCTCATTGCCGGGGTGGCTTCAATACTAGCTCTCATCATATGTGTAGCTTCCTTCCTTCACAAGCATAGGCACATCTTGATGCGCCCTGATGATTCAAGAGCCTCTGGATGGAGAAGGATTCAAGCCATCTTCAAGATGTTCAACGAGAAAGAACTCAGCTCTCATATGTTTAAGAGCCCTCAACAGAGAGATGGCATCGCTGGTGCTGGTGATGAAGTTAATACTGCTGCTTCACCAAACAACAACAGGCCAGAAAGTCCACGCAGCTATATTTCAAACCACGCAGACTTTGCAGAGCAAGCAACACCATCTACTGGTCAAGTATCTCCAGAAATAGTTTCAGCTGTTGACCATGAGCATGCTATCACAATTGCAAGAACTTGCTGA
- the LOC117618203 gene encoding glutamate receptor 2.7-like: protein MIKKRPLNLKLVLSIFFFFLCSWISLAFAQNKTIPVNVGLVLDDLDSGDGKIWLSCIKMALSDFYASHANYKTRLVLNTRDSKKSVVDAAAAGVDLIEKVKVKAILGPGTSMQAGFLINLGDQVHVPIISFSATSPSLNSVHSSYFFQFAQNDSSQVKAISSIVKAFGWRQVVPVYVDNEFGEGVIPFLTDALQEVDARVPYRSAISLSATDGQILEELYKLMTMQTRVFIVHMRTDLSSRLFAKAREIGMMTEGYVWLTTNGIPNELRSLNSSVISSMQGVLGIQTYVPQTVKLEEFMPRWKRQFQQDNPTIIGAQLQVFGLWAYDSAFALAMAVEEVGTPSFEVSQYGRKLSHALSSMRFKGIAGDFSLVDGQLQSSTFQIVNVNGGGTRVVRFWTPENGLMNTLNSTNTSFSSTSNKGNLAPIMWPGDSLTAPKGWQIPANGKKLRIGVPVKVGFTEFVKITKHPSTNAIYVTGFTIDVFKAAVKVLPYPLPYEFIPFAKPDGTSAGTYSDLCYQVYLGNYDAVVGDTTIRADRSLYVDFTMPYTECGVAMAVPIIDVRSKNAWVFLKPLTWELWLTTSCVFILIGFVMWVLEHRINEDFRGTPSHQVGTSIWFSFSTMVFAQRERVVSNLARFVMIIWVFVVLILTQSYTASLTSLLTVQQLQPTVTDIKDLLRKGENVGYLTDAYVYDILKQVGFDDTKLKGFKTMEEIDEALSKGSANGGIAAVVDETPNMKLFVAKFCSKYTMIGPIFETAGFAFVFPKRSPLLPDVSQAVLNVTEGEAILNIENKWFKKGENCEDNPTQKLSNNSLGLDSFWGLFLISGVASILSLIIFVASFLYRHKHILKHPPDSKPLTWSKIRSMFEIFNERDFNSRMFKSSQQRDGIAGSPDNIAGDANSPNNNWPESTSSFSSNHTDANFEFFGGQQTQSPGQASLELVPSTTDPAIIIAEMHTTPATAQDNN, encoded by the exons ATGATCAAGAAAAGGCCTTTGAACCTTAAGCTTGttctttctatctttttcttttttctttgttcatggATTTCCTTGGCCTttgcacaaaacaaaaccattcCAGTGAATGTTGGGCTTGTTCTTGATGACCTTGATTCAGGGGATGGGAAGATTTGGTTGAGCTGCATCAAAATGGCCCTCTCAGATTTCTATGCTTCTCATGCAAACTACAAAACTAGGCTGGTCTTGAATACGAGGGACTCCAAAAAAAGTGTTGTAGATGCAGCTGCCGCAG GTGTAGATCTAATAGAGAAAGTGAAAGTGAAAGCAATCCTAGGACCAGGGACTTCTATGCAAGCAGGCTTTCTTATTAACCTTGGAGACCAAGTTCATGTGCCCATTATATCATTTTCTGCAACAAGCCCTTCTCTTAATTCAGTCCATAGCTCCTacttttttcaatttgcacAAAATGACTCATCCCAAGTGAAAGCCATAAGTTCTATTGTAAAAGCTTTTGGATGGAGACAAGTTGTGCCTGTCTACGTCGACAATGAGTTTGGGGAGGGTGTCATACCATTTTTAACTGATGCCTTGCAAGAGGTTGATGCCCGTGTCCCCTATCGGAGTGCCATTTCCCTGTCAGCCACTGACGGCCAAATTCTTGAAGAGCTTTACAAGTTAATGACAATGCAAACTAGAGTCTTCATTGTCCACATGAGGACGGATCTATCCTCTAGGTTATTTGCAAAGGCCAGAGAGATTGGAATGATGACCGAAGGCTACGTTTGGCTCACTACTAATGGGATACCTAATGAATTAAGGTCTCTAAATTCTTCAGTCATCAGTTCCATGCAAGGTGTGTTGGGTATACAAACTTATGTTCCACAAACAGTAAAGCTTGAAGAATTCATGCCACGGTGGAAACGACAATTCCAACAAGACAATCCAACCATAATTGGTGCTCAATTGCAAGTTTTTGGACTTTGGGCTTATGATTCTGCTTTTGCACTAGCCATGGCAGTTGAAGAAGTTGGGACTCCAAGCTTTGAGGTGTCTCAATACGGTCGAAAACTTTCCCATGCCTTATCTAGTATGAGATTTAAAGGCATTGCTGGAGATTTCAGCCTTGTTGATGGGCAACTTCAGTCATCAACTTTTCAGATAGTTAATGTCAATGGTGGTGGAACAAGAGTGGTTCGATTTTGGACACCAGAAAATGGACTGATGAACACATTGAATTCAACAAACACAAGCTTTTCTTCAACTTCCAACAAGGGCAATCTTGCCCCTATTATGTGGCCAGGAGATTCTCTCACTGCTCCAAAGGGATGGCAGATCCCAGCAAATGGCAAGAAGTTGAGAATAGGAGTTCCTGTCAAGGTTGGTTTTACAGAGTTTGTTAAGATCACGAAACATCCAAGCACTAACGCAATATACGTCACTGGCTTCACTATAGACGTCTTTAAGGCTGCAGTGAAAGTTTTGCCATACCCTCTTCCTTATGAGTTCATTCCCTTTGCAAAGCCTGATGGTACAAGCGCTGGCACTTATAGTGATTTGTGCTATCAAGTATATCTTGGG AACTATGATGCTGTGGTGGGAGATACAACAATTAGAGCAGATAGGTCCTTGTATGTAGACTTCACAATGCCATACACGGAATGCGGTGTAGCAATGGCTGTGCCAATCATAGACGTCAGGAGCAAAAATGCTTGGGTTTTCTTGAAGCCTTTGACATGGGAGCTATGGCTGACTACTTCTTGTGTCTTCATCCTTATTGGTTTTGTGATGTGGGTTCTTGAACATCGGATTAACGAAGACTTCCGTGGCACTCCCTCACACCAAGTTGGCACCAGCATCTGGTTCTCCTTCTCAACCATGGTTTTTGCACAAA GAGAAAGAGTGGTTAGCAACTTGGCTAGATTTGTGATGATTATATGGGTATTTGTTGTTCTAATATTGACACAAAGTTACACAGCCAGTCTGACATCACTGTTAACTGTTCAACAACTTCAGCCAACTGTTACAGATATAAAGGATCTATTGAGAAAGGGGGAAAACGTCGGCTACTTAACGGATGCTTATGTTTACGATATCTTGAAACAAGTTGGTTTTGATGATACCAAGCTTAAGGGTTTCAAAACAATGGAAGAAATTGATGAAGCTCTTTCAAAAGGAAGTGCAAATGGTGGTATTGCTGCTGTTGTTGATGAAACCCCCAACATGAAGCTTTTTGTTGCAAAGTTTTGCTCCAAGTATACTATGATAGGGCCTATCTTTGAAACTGCTGGGTTTGCCTTT GTGTTTCCAAAACGTTCCCCTCTTCTGCCGGATGTTTCACAGGCGGTGCTAAACGTGACCGAAGGAGAGGCGATTCTGAACATTGAAAACAAATGGTTCAAGAAAGGGGAAAATTGTGAAGATAACCCCACCCAAAAACTTTCCAACAACAGTCTTGGCCTTGATAGTTTTTGGGGGCTATTCCTCATTTCTGGGGtggcttcaatactttctctCATCATATTTGTAGCTTCATTCCTTTACAGGCACAAGCACATCTTGAAACACCCACCGGATTCAAAACCCTTAACATGGAGTAAGATTCGATCCATGTTCGAAATTTTCAATGAAAGAGACTTCAACTCTCGTATGTTTAAGAGCAGTCAACAGAGAGATGGTATTGCTGGTAGTCCAGATAATATTGCAGGTGATGCTAATTCACCAAATAACAACTGGCCAGAGAGTACATCCAGCTTTAGTTCCAACCACACAGAtgcaaattttgaattctttgGAGGGCAACAAACACAATCTCCTGGTCAAGCATCTCTGGAACTAGTTCCAAGTACTACTGATCCTGCTATCATTATTGCAGAAATGCATACAACTCCTGCAACAGCTCAAGATAACAATTAA
- the LOC117618193 gene encoding glutamate receptor 2.2-like, translating to MFLCFLFFSWSFSMAVAVAVAAENKTIPVNVGVVVDLDAQNVGGKIFLSCIKMALEDFYASHAHFKTRLVLHTRNSKHTVVGAASAALDLIKNVQVQAILGPVTSMQACFVINLGDQAHVPILSFSATSPSLTSLRSSYFFRLTQTDSYQVKAISAIVKHFGWRQVVPIYVDNTYGEGVIPFLIDALQDVDAHVPYRSVIPPSATDDQVGKELSKLMAMPTRVFIVHMTPKLSNSLFAKAKEIGMMSKGYVWILTNGVGNRLWSTRSVALNSMQGVLGVETEVPITMELTNFRMKWKRQFQQDNPAIIDFDCDVFGLRAYDATFALALAVEQVGNASFDFQKRNPSFNSTDLDTFKASQYGPKLVQALSNTTFKGLAGEFSLKDWQLQLQPSTFKIVNVNGTGVSSIAFWTPENGMVKTLNSTNISILSTSEKCDLIPIIWPGGSQSVPKGWEIPTNGKRLKIGVPMKVAFTEFVKVAKNHSTNTTDVTGFSIDVFKAALEVLPYDLPFDFIPFAKPDGTSAGTYNDLVYQVYLEEFDAVVGDITITANRSLYVDFTMPYTESGVVMVVPIVDTGSKNAWVFLKPLTWDLWLTTFCFFVYIGFVIWVLEHQINEDFRGPPSHQVGPSFWFSFSTMVFSHKERVVSNLGRFLMIIWIFVVLVLSQSYTANLASLLTAERLRPTVTDIKDLIRSGDSVGYMKNSFVHELLKQIGFDESKLKAMTSMEDCDQALSKGSEKGGITAFVNETPNIKLFLAKYCSKYTMIGPIFKTDGFAFVFPKRSPLVPDISQAILNVTERDKTVNIENNWFSRGGKCQDNSGPRVSSNILGLESFWGLFLIAGVASILALIIFVASFLYKQRHILKHAGVRAIFEIFNEKDLNSHAFKSSPQRNGSAGDQVEVKTSPNSNWPESPFSYSNHTDKDFVFLDGQETPSTTSHASPDIVPTTELGRRYPRNA from the exons ATGTTTTTgtgctttctcttcttctcatgGAGTTTCAGTATGGCTGTGGCTGTGGCTGTGGCTGCGGAAAACAAAACGATCCCGGTGAATGTGGGCGTTGTTGTTGATCTTGATGCACAGAATGTGGGTGGGAAGATTTTTTTGAGTTGCATCAAAATGGCTCTCGAGGACTTTTATGCATCTCATGCTCACTTCAAGACCAGGCTGGTTTTGCACACCAGGAACTCCAAACACACTGTTGTTGGTGCAGCTTCTGCAG CTCTGGATCTGATAAAGAATGTACAAGTGCAAGCAATCCTAGGGCCAGTGACATCAATGCAGGCATGCTTCGTTATTAACCTTGGAGACCAAGCTCATGTCCccattttatcattttctgcAACAAGCCCCTCTCTTACGTCTCTCCGAAGCTCCTACTTTTTTCGACTTACACAAACTGACTCATACCAAGTGAAAGCCATAAGTGCCATTGTTAAACATTTTGGATGGAGACAAGTTGTGCCGATATACGTCGACAATACGTATGGAGAGGGAGTCATACCCTTTTTAATCGATGCCTTGCAAGACGTTGATGCTCATGTCCCCTATCGGAGTGTCATCCCTCCATCTGCCACTGATGATCAAGTTGGTAAAGAGCTTTCCAAGTTAATGGCTATGCCAACAAGAGTGTTCATTGTGCACATGACGCCCAAGCTGTCCAACAGTCTATTTGCCAAGGCAAAAGAGATTGGAATGATGAGCAAAGGCTATGTTTGGATCTTGACTAATGGGGTAGGAAATCGCTTATGGTCAACACGTTCGGTTGCCCTAAATTCAATGCAAGGAGTATTGGGTGTGGAAACAGAGGTTCCAATAACAATGGAGCTTACAAACTTCAGAATGAAGTGGAAGAGGCAATTCCAACAAGACAATCCAGCCAtcattgattttgattgtGACGTGTTTGGACTTCGAGCTTATGATGCCACTTTCGCACTAGCCTTGGCAGTTGAACAAGTTGGGaatgcaagctttgatttccAAAAGAGGAATCCTTCATTCAACTCAACAGATCTTGACACTTTCAAGGCCTCTCAATATGGTCCAAAGCTTGTCCAGGCCTTATCTAACACTACATTCAAAGGCCTAGCTGGAGAGTTTAGTCTTAAGGATTggcaacttcaacttcaaccaTCAACATTTAAGATAGTTAATGTAAATGGGACTGGAGTAAGTTCAATTGCATTTTGGACACCGGAAAATGGCATGGTGAAAACATTGAATTCAACAAACATTAGTATACTTTCAACTTCTGAGAAATGTGATCTTATACCGATTATATGGCCTGGAGGTTCACAATCTGTTCCTAAGGGATGGGAGATCCCAACAAATGGCAAGAGGTTGAAAATTGGTGTTCCTATGAAGGTTGCTTTTACTGAGTTTGTTAAGGTAGCCAAGAATCATAGCACTAACACAACCGACGTCACGGGGTTTAGTATCGATGTCTTTAAGGCTGCACTTGAAGTATTACCATACGATCTTCCTTTTGACTTCATTCCCTTTGCAAAGCCTGATGGAACCAGCGCTGGAACTTACAATGATTTGGTCTATCAAGTATATCTTGAG GAATTTGATGCTGTGGTGGGAGATATAACAATTACAGCAAATAGATCCTTGTATGTAGACTTCACAATGCCATACACAGAATCTGGTGTGGTAATGGTTGTGCCAATCGTAGACACCGGAAGCAAAAATGCATGGGTTTTCTTGAAACCTTTGACTTGGGACTTATGGCTTAcaactttttgtttcttcgTCTACATTGGTTTCGTCATTTGGGTGCTTGAACATCAAATTAATGAAGATTTCCGTGGCCCTCCCTCACATCAAGTTGGCCCAAGTTTCTGGTTCTCTTTCTCAACCATGGTGTTTTCACATA AGGAAAGAGTGGTTAGCAACTTGGGCAGATTCTTGATGATAATATGGATATTTGTTGTGCTAGTACTGTCACAAAGTTACACAGCTAATCTAGCATCACTATTAACAGCTGAACGACTCCGGCCAACTGTCACCGATATAAAGGATCTTATAAGGAGTGGGGATAGTGTCGGCTACATGAAGAATTCTTTTGTTCATGAACTCTTGAAAcaaattggttttgatgaATCCAAGCTTAAGGCTATGACTTCCATGGAAGACTGTGACCAAGCTCTTTCCAAAGGGAGTGAAAAGGGTGGTATTACTGCTTTTGTTAATGAAACCCCCAACATAAAGCTTTTTCTTGCAAAATATTGTTCCAAATATACCATGATTGGTCCAATCTTCAAAACTGATGGCTTTGCCTTT GTGTTTCCAAAACGCTCCCCTCTTGTACCAGATATTTCACAGGCAATCCTAAACGTGACCGAAAGAGATAAGACAGTGAACATCGAAAACAATTGGTTCAGTCGAGGGGGCAAATGTCAAGATAACTCTGGTCCAAGGGTTTCAAGCAACATTCTTGGGCTTGAAAGCTTTTGGGGCCTATTCCTCATTGCTGGGGTGGCTTCAATTCTAGCTCTCATTATCTTTGTAGCTTCCTTCCTTTACAAGCAGAGGCATATCTTGAAGCATGCTGGGGTTCGAGCCATATTCGAAATTTTCAACGAAAAAGACCTCAACTCCCATGCTTTCAAAAGTAGTCCACAACGAAATGGCAGTGCTGGTGATCAAGTTGAAGTGAAAACCTCACCTAATAGCAATTGGCCTGAAAGTCCATTCAGCTATTCGAACCACACAGATAAGGACTTTGTATTCCTTGATGGGCAAGAAACACCATCTACTACTAGCCATGCGTCTCCGGATATAGTTCCAACAACTGAGCTTGGCCGTCGCTATCCAAGAAATGCATAG